One segment of Panicum virgatum strain AP13 chromosome 3K, P.virgatum_v5, whole genome shotgun sequence DNA contains the following:
- the LOC120699818 gene encoding ATP-citrate synthase alpha chain protein 3, protein MSGVTPHRTNPTRSHPPTTKRNETKPSGAPPPGDREKPTGGRLPSRTRRPASLYKPPAAAAAAHTSHEHGSSPFARVRTHARTLARSPPEQSSRALRPPRSQKVRPRRRAMARKKIREYDSKRLLREHLKRLAGIDLQILSAQVTQSTDFTELANQEPWLSSMKLVVKPDMLFGKRGKSGLVALNLDLAQVRQFVKERLGVEVEMGGCKAPITAFIVEPFVPHDQEYYLSIVSDRLGCTISFSECGGIEIEENWDKVKTIFLPTEKQMTPDACAPLIATLPLEVRTKIGDFIRGVFSVFQDLDFSFLEMNPFTLVNGEPYPLDMRGELDDTAAFKNFNKWGNIEFPLPFGRVLSPSESFIHELDEKTSASLKFTVLNPKGRIWTMVAGGGASVIYADTVGDLGYASELGNYAEYSGAPNEEEVLQYARVVLDCATADPDGRKRALLIGGGIANFTDVAATFSGIIRALREKESKLKAARMNIYVRRGGPNYQTGLAKMRTLGAELGVPIEVYGPEATMTGICKQAIECIMAA, encoded by the exons ATGTCCGGCGTCACCCCTCACCGCACCAACCCAACCAGATCCCATCCACCCACAACCAAACGAAACGAAACCAAACCCAGCGGGGCCCCACCTCCCGGCGACCGAGAGAAACCCACCGGCGGGCGCCTCCCGTCTCGtacccgccggccggcctcgctATATaagccgcccgccgcggccgcggccgcgcacaCGAGCCACGAGCACGGGTCGTCGCCGTTCGCCCGCgtccgcacgcacgcacgcacgctcgctcgctcgccgccAGAGCAGAGCTCTCGGGCTCTCCGCCCGCCCCGCTCCCAGAAGGTccgaccgcggcggcgggcgatggCGCGGAAGAAGatccgggagtacgactccaagcgCCTCCTGCGGGAGCACCTCAAGCGCCTCGCCGGCATCGACCTCCAGATCCTCTCCGCGCAG GTCACACAATCAACGGATTTCACTGAGCTTGCAAACCAGGAGCCATGGCTCTCATCTATGAAGTTGGTTGTGAAACCAGACATGCTGTTTGGTAAACGTGGGAAGAGTGGACTTGTGGCCCTCAACCTAGACCTTGCCCAAGTTCGCCAATTTGTTAAGGAGCGGTTGGGAGTTGAG GTTGAGATGGGTGGCTGCAAAGCTCCAATTACAGCCTTCATAGTTGAGCCATTTGTGCCCCATGATCAAGAGTACTACCTTTCGATTGTATCAGACAGGCTTGGCTGCACCATTAGTTTCTCCGAGTGTGGAGGTATTGAGATTGAGGAGAACTGGGACAAGGTTAAGACAATCTTTCTTCCCACAGAGAAGCAAATGACACCTGATGCATGTGCTCCTTTGATTGCTACCCTGCCATTGGAG GTCCGCACAAAAATAGGTGATTTCATTAGAGGTGTATTTTCTGTTTTCCAAG ACTTGGATTTCTCATTTCTTGAGATGAACCCATTCACCTTGGTAAATGGTGAACCGTATCCTCTGGATATGAGAGGAGAACTAGATGACACAGCCGCTTTCAAGAACTTCAATAA GTGGGGTAACATTGAGTTCCCTCTACCTTTCGGGAGAGTTCTCAGTCCCTCTGAAAGCTTTATCCATGAACTGGATGAGAAG ACAAGTGCTTCTCTGAAATTCACAGTATTGAACCCAAAGGGACGCATTTGGACGATGGTTGCAGGTGGTGGTGCCAGTGTCATATATGCTGATACG GTTGGAGATTTGGGATATGCTTCAGAGCTAGGAAATTATGCAGAGTACAGTGGAGCTCCCAACGAGGAGGAAGTTCTGCAGTATGCTAGAGTGGTTCTGGAT TGTGCTACTGCTGATCCTGACGGGCGCAAGAGAGCCCTTCTCATTGGAGGAGGCATCGCTAACTTCACCGACGTCGCTGCCACATTTAGTGGCATCATTCGGGCTTTAAGAGAGAAG GAATCCAAATTGAAGGCTGCAAGGATGAACATTTACGTCCGGAGAGGTGGTCCAAACTACCAAACCGGACTCGCGAAAATGCGCACTCTTGGTGCAGAACTTGGTGTTCCAATTGAG GTGTACGGACCAGAGGCGACCATGACTGGGATCTGCAAGCAAGCCATTGAATGCATCATGGCTGCGTAG